The sequence below is a genomic window from Nakaseomyces glabratus chromosome F, complete sequence.
ATTAACAGAAATATTTGTTGATATACCGCCAGTGTGTAGTTTTATTTCGTTGTCAATTGCACCATATGGTGTTGTTTTGGTGCCCAGATGGGTCAACGAGGCTGCAAACAAGCTTAAAAACGGGTATAATTCCAATGGAATCATATCATTGATTAACTTCTTGCCTCTAATATAACTTATTCCATTGGTTGCCGTATTTCTGACCGTGATGTTAGCATTTGTGTTCAAGTCATAAGTATCTACCTTTCTTGATATATCTGCAACACCTAAAGTTGGAAGGCAAGACAGATCCTCCTTGTGATTTTGAGCTGCCTCTAGCAATAATCCACGCTCAAAAATAGCTTTCCGGTCGGTCTCGTCTAGCTCTTTCAACTTTTTGTCCAATTTGGTGGATTCTTCCGCTGCTAACTTAGAACTGAACTCTTCCGAACCTTTCATCGTGAAATGGAAATATGGTTGGTCTATTATGTACTTATCTAATATGTTTTTGAAGATCTTCGTTCCATTCTCTTTGAAATCTGATTTGAGTCTCCCTATCAATTCATCGAATTCAAGTCCTTCAATTGGGTCGATACCGTTGGTCCATCCGGGAAGAATTGAGTATAAAATTTGAAGCCCGAAATCTGCTTTTTGGtctttctttgataatTCCAATTGATGTATAATAGCATCAACTTTATTCGAGTCAacatcattttcaataaattctttAAACAGATCAAAAACTTTAGACTTAAACTCTTCTACATTCTGAGAGCCTTGAATACCAACAGTTAGGAAGTTTGCAGCAGTCATTGATTCGACACCAGTGTTAACACTAAAGTCATGTCCTAGTCCAGATTCAATCAATCCCTTATACATTATGGAATCATGTCCATCCAGTAATAGATTACCTAATATTTTCAGTAGAAATGTCTCGTAAAGATCAGTAGGCTCACCACATTTCCAGGTTAAGGATGTCTTCGTCTGCTTTTCGGCTGGTAACATTGGGTCTATCTGTCCTTCAAGCGTTAACTCCTTTGTCTCAATTAATTCCAAAGGTTTAGGAAGCTTCTTATTAATAATTCGTTTGCCATATGCCCTGAATTCTTCGTTTACCTTTTTCAAAGTGTCTTCAAGAGGGAACGAACCATAAGTAAAAGTACGTGCATTTGAAGGGTGATAATTTGCGTGATGAAAGTCAACTAAGTCCTGATAGTGAAGATCTGTAATCTTTTGGGGATCGCCTCCAGAGTTATTTAGCGATGGGTAGATATTTTGTTGGAACTGTGACCAGAAATGATAATCAGCATTAGATACTTGACCCTTCATCTCATTGAAAACCACACCTTTGAAGATTATATCACTTTTTGGATTGGTGACTTCCGAATGCTCAAGTCTCCAACCTTCTTGGTAGAAATCCTGCTCCTTCAAAAGCGGTCTAAGCGTCGAGTTAAGGTATACATCTCTTAAGTTCACAAAGTCACGTGCGTTGGTAGTAGCGAAGGGAAAGAATGTATAGTCAGGCCCAGTCATGGCATTCATAAAGTTTGCTAGCGACTTATTTAGCATCTTAAAGAAAGGATCACGCACTGGATACTTCTCGGAACCACATAGCGTAGTATGCTCCAATATATGCGGGACACCTGTAGCATCAGGTGGCAAAGTCCTGAACGCAATGCTGAACACATTGTTCTTATCATCTCTGTCGATATGTAGATGCTCAGCACCAGTCTGTTCATGTATCAAATCCACCGCAGTAAGTTTCAACTCAGGTACTGGTACCGCTCTCCGAACTTGAAACCCATGTATAATCCCTCCGACAGGGTACTTACGCAACACCGCACGCTGATTATACGTCGACGCAAATCTCTGAAACCGTAACATTTTTACTGCAGAGATTTATTTCTGCCttgaatattttctattaCTCCTAGATTACAAAAAGCCATAGCTTTCTTCACTTCAAAGTTTTTAGTTTACCAACTATAAGTATGGCTCATCGCTATTATCACTGAGCCTTAACTCACATCTTAGTACAACGCGACTGGGAAAGAAATTGGTGAAGCTATGCGATCAAAGGCAGGAATTGCACAATGGACACAATGAAACATCTAAATAGCATGCCTGACTAGCCATAGTCATATCTGCTACAAGATTCCATATCTGGTACTCTAGACGCTTATCTCAAGTTGCTGTTTAGACATTTTCTCCCCTCTGGAATTGACTTGCTAGACGTTTTGCTGCCTACATTCTTTCGATATCTAGTCATCCAGAattgttgttgatataaTTGCGTTCTAGAGCAATAGATTTTAGTTATGAGCTCTACCATTGGGTTTAGGAAGGCCGTTGGAGTGTGCTTTGTGTTGCTTTATTTGGCCGTCGGTGTGCCCTTATGGTATAAGCTGACAAATATTTACAGGGCACCACTACCGTCCCAATACATTGAGTCTTTACATGACAATGTGTTTCAAGATGTACACATGGTAATCCCAGTTTATTTGAAAAGCGACCTATACAAGTTCCCTGATCTCCATGACGCCGTACAAGTACAAGTGAATCATCTTTTGAACACAAGAGAACACGATGTTGCATGGTCACTACAGGTACTTCAATATGATGAGAAACTAATGAAAGGGTTAGAAGAAGCAGGTGATGATGTTTACATGGTCGACCTTGTTTTAGATGAATCCTGTGGATTTGTACCTGGGTTCGGTACAAAGCATGTCACTGTACTATACGATGACGAATCGGTAGCTACAAATGATCTACCTTTCTTTGTCGCACAGACATTGGTTGAGCACGTCTTTGGTATGGAATGGGATGTGTTTTCTAATTATTGGAACAGAACACAAAACTCAGTGGCTGTGCTATATAAACCTGATATTCACATCAGCATATCTTTACTCAACGGTGGAAGTCAGCCTGTGTCCTGGGAGATTGATGaagttttgaaagaatACTTCACACCTTTTAGACAGTTCATTACCTCACTTGTAAACTTTACTGTGGATACTTCAATTATTTATCATAACGACCTAAACTTACACTCCTTGAACAACTCTGCTGAAGTTAGCGTGAGTGACTTATCACACCACATCGATCTGTCAGACTTGTCCGCAATGAATGACTTCAAAGAATCTTCATCTGTTAACTTAGCAATTGTATACCCAGATCCTGAGTTTTCACCAAATGGCTTGAATTATATCCAGGGCCATGAGAGGGCAGATGACGTGTTACATCCTTGGAACAGTTTCATTGTTCCTCAATGGGGCGTGGTTGCAATCAACAAATACCCATTAAAAAAACACTCTGTCATCTCAAAAGAGTATTTAAAACCAATTGTCTACCAATTTGCTAACGATATGGCAAAGCTGTTGGGCCTAGTCGATATCAATGACGATTTTAACACACCTTATATCACTGTGGAATCATTCAAGAGAGTTATGATACTAAATAACATTGAAAAATCAGTAGAAACCTTGTGGTCTCTGGTGAAATTATCCAAACAGTTTCAGCAAATGTCTATACCCAAAGAAGTTATGGGAAATGTAACTGAAGCGCTAGATTTAAgacttgaaattgttgacCTTTTGAACAACCCAGAAAAAGGAACTGATCTAGATTGGAGTTATGCATTGTCCATGTCTAACCAACTTGTTGCATTGACTGAGTGTGCTTTCTTCCACGGTGAAATGGTCCAACAAAATTTCTTCCCTCAAGAACATAAAGTTGCTGTTTATTTGCCACTTTTAGGTCCTTTAACCATTGTAATTTTCTTGGGAGCTGTTTCATTATTCAAGGAAGTACCAAGCACTGATAAGACAGATGAAGACTCAGATGAAAAAGATGTAAATATAGATAGTGAAACTGAAGGGCCGGAATTAACTAATGAAAAGGCTGAAATGAAGCATGACTAAATTACTACAAACGAGCGCCATTTTGAACTAGTTTATTCCCACATAACTgtaatataatttaattctaaatcaaataatagCTTGtatagttttcttttcatctatAAAGATCCATTATTAGTTGCCTTACTTTATTTACGAACACTTAAATCATTTCTATAGACAAGACAAAGTCCTTTCAGGCTAACTGGGAAATTAATCCATCAAGAACTCAGTTTGGATTGGCGTTCCATTTACAGAAGAATATTACATAGTGGCTCTGCATCACTTTCAGTTCTTCCAGTTCATCAAGGAATTGTAATCTCTTTATCCTTTGCTTTTCCTCAGCTGGCACCTTATCATTATAATACGTCCACATATCAGTCACTACTCTTTCAAACTGTTCATCTGAGTTGGGGGTCCATCTAGAAGCGTATATTTCTGGCGAATTGTTTATTAGCAATGTAGGCATCTCTAATTGCCTTGAGTCCCTCAAGTTTTGCTGCATTATGACACCAAATCTGTCGTTTTTGTCCGATCCTCCCATAGGATCATAGGAAACCCAACTACCATTCTTAAATAAGCGTATTATTCCATCAATCAGTGATTGTGTCTCTTTCTCCGGCATATAACATAGTACACACTCGGATATTATCAAGGTAGGTAATTCTGGCTTACATTCTTCATTGAGCAATTCTAATGTATCTGGTACATCTCTCAGATCACAACTTCTCAGCACATAGTTATCGTTTTTGAGATAGCTGGATAACGTAGACGATTTCTCCAGCACTTGTCTCTTCAACTCCACAGACTCTTTGAAGTCCAAATCGATATACTTCACATTGCTGTGTTTGGCCAGAACAGACACCATCCGAAGATCAGACCCGCAACCAATATTTACAATCTGGACCTGTGAGCCACTATTACACTGCAAAAACTCCAGTACACGTTCATCTATCGCTACCGTCCTCAGATAAGTGCCATAGTTCATAACCGGGAAAGACGCACCACTGTACCTGCACTTTCCAAAAACCCGCCTGCTCACCTGCCGCAACGACGCCAAATACTCTCCATACACTTCCTCATACGCAAACTGCTGGCTGATCCCACCGCTAAGATACTTTGTGTGTATGGCACTCACTTTACTACTGAGAGCATCCGTATCAGTCCGCTGTACCGCCAATTCCATCACTGCTTTCTCGACTACCCTGAATCTCTTACAATACCG
It includes:
- the GPI17 gene encoding GPI-anchor transamidase GPI17 (CAGL0F03179g~Ortholog(s) have GPI-anchor transamidase activity, role in attachment of GPI anchor to protein and GPI-anchor transamidase complex, endoplasmic reticulum, integral component of membrane localization) encodes the protein MSSTIGFRKAVGVCFVLLYLAVGVPLWYKLTNIYRAPLPSQYIESLHDNVFQDVHMVIPVYLKSDLYKFPDLHDAVQVQVNHLLNTREHDVAWSLQVLQYDEKLMKGLEEAGDDVYMVDLVLDESCGFVPGFGTKHVTVLYDDESVATNDLPFFVAQTLVEHVFGMEWDVFSNYWNRTQNSVAVLYKPDIHISISLLNGGSQPVSWEIDEVLKEYFTPFRQFITSLVNFTVDTSIIYHNDLNLHSLNNSAEVSVSDLSHHIDLSDLSAMNDFKESSSVNLAIVYPDPEFSPNGLNYIQGHERADDVLHPWNSFIVPQWGVVAINKYPLKKHSVISKEYLKPIVYQFANDMAKLLGLVDINDDFNTPYITVESFKRVMILNNIEKSVETLWSLVKLSKQFQQMSIPKEVMGNVTEALDLRLEIVDLLNNPEKGTDLDWSYALSMSNQLVALTECAFFHGEMVQQNFFPQEHKVAVYLPLLGPLTIVIFLGAVSLFKEVPSTDKTDEDSDEKDVNIDSETEGPELTNEKAEMKHD
- the CYM1 gene encoding pitrilysin family metalloprotease (CAGL0F03157g~Ortholog(s) have metalloendopeptidase activity, role in proteolysis involved in cellular protein catabolic process and mitochondrial intermembrane space localization), with protein sequence MLRFQRFASTYNQRAVLRKYPVGGIIHGFQVRRAVPVPELKLTAVDLIHEQTGAEHLHIDRDDKNNVFSIAFRTLPPDATGVPHILEHTTLCGSEKYPVRDPFFKMLNKSLANFMNAMTGPDYTFFPFATTNARDFVNLRDVYLNSTLRPLLKEQDFYQEGWRLEHSEVTNPKSDIIFKGVVFNEMKGQVSNADYHFWSQFQQNIYPSLNNSGGDPQKITDLHYQDLVDFHHANYHPSNARTFTYGSFPLEDTLKKVNEEFRAYGKRIINKKLPKPLELIETKELTLEGQIDPMLPAEKQTKTSLTWKCGEPTDLYETFLLKILGNLLLDGHDSIMYKGLIESGLGHDFSVNTGVESMTAANFLTVGIQGSQNVEEFKSKVFDLFKEFIENDVDSNKVDAIIHQLELSKKDQKADFGLQILYSILPGWTNGIDPIEGLEFDELIGRLKSDFKENGTKIFKNILDKYIIDQPYFHFTMKGSEEFSSKLAAEESTKLDKKLKELDETDRKAIFERGLLLEAAQNHKEDLSCLPTLGVADISRKVDTYDLNTNANITVRNTATNGISYIRGKKLINDMIPLELYPFLSLFAASLTHLGTKTTPYGAIDNEIKLHTGGISTNISVNADPTTLQPNLYFDMSGFSLNEKSDYIFNFLKTILMETDFSTHKDKLKVLINSIASSNTSHIADSGHTVARSFASGHLSTVAAIQEHISGVEHYKLISRLCSIMNDDKLFQSEVIDKLVMLQRIIVNSQNMEFFASVDCQAQENKIRKEVDYFVSTLPNTSSDISGAIQTACVPRYSDSQVLNLIKFPFQVHYTAQAYNGVSYTHKDGAALQVLANMLTFKHLHKEIREKGGAYGGGATFSALSGIFSYYSYRDPNPLASIQTFEKSASYVLNDAKWTQSDLDESKLSIFQQVDAPISPKSEGSTFFNLGVTDEMRQVRREQLLDTSLLDIHRVAERYILPNKSIATVVGPGIDGETVSPKWHIEDIKV
- the PPM1 gene encoding leucine carboxy methyltransferase (CAGL0F03201g~Ortholog(s) have protein C-terminal leucine carboxyl O-methyltransferase activity, role in C-terminal protein methylation, cellular protein complex assembly, regulation of autophagy and mitochondrion localization), which gives rise to MELAVQRTDTDALSSKVSAIHTKYLSGGISQQFAYEEVYGEYLASLRQVSRRVFGKCRYSGASFPVMNYGTYLRTVAIDERVLEFLQCNSGSQVQIVNIGCGSDLRMVSVLAKHSNVKYIDLDFKESVELKRQVLEKSSTLSSYLKNDNYVLRSCDLRDVPDTLELLNEECKPELPTLIISECVLCYMPEKETQSLIDGIIRLFKNGSWVSYDPMGGSDKNDRFGVIMQQNLRDSRQLEMPTLLINNSPEIYASRWTPNSDEQFERVVTDMWTYYNDKVPAEEKQRIKRLQFLDELEELKVMQSHYVIFFCKWNANPN